AGATTACCGATAACCCCAAGAGAAATCGGATCCAGTCCGGCAAAAGGCTCGTCATACATTATTAACATAGGATCAAGTGCTACTGCGCGCGCCAGCGCTACACGGCGCGCCATACCGCCGGATAACTCATGTGGCATCAGGCTCTGCGCGCCGCGCAAGCCAACCGCATGCAGTTTCATTAATACCAGATCATGAATCACGGCTTCGGACAAATTGGTATGCTCACGCATTTGAAAGGCTACATTTTCAAACACCGTCATGTCCGTAAACAACGCGCCAAATTGAAACAACATCCCCATTTTGCGTCGCATTTGATACAGCGCATCGACGCCTAGCTGATGGATAACCTGGCCATCGACACGTACTTCACCGTGAGAAGGACGTAATTGACCACCAATCAGACGTAGTAGCGTCGTTTTGCCACAGCCGCTACCACCCATAATCGCAATCACTTTGCCACGCGGTGCAGTCAGGTTGATCCCCTTTAGAATAGGGCGGTCACGGTAAGCAAATGACACATCACGAATTTCGATGAGATTATCAGTAGACACGAGATGTTATAAGGGTTTGAGATGCTGATATTCTAACTCGATATGGCACTGACAACAAATATATTGACCACTGCTTAATATAAATCCGGTTTGGTGTTTTTGCCGCAACAATGGCATCATAAGCAGATATTGATAATGTTTGAACGCTATGCAACTCGATCTTTTTTTTGAAATCTCGCAACCCCCGCAGCTTAAGCGTAGCGAAGCTGATGCATTTGAACAAACGCTAAACGAAATCACCTTGGCAGATAGCCTGGGCTACGGTTGCGCGTGGCTGGTAGAACACCACTTCATGCGCGGCTACTCCCATTCATCCAAACCCGATCTGGTTCTGGCCGCCGCCAGTCAACGTACAAAGAACATTCGCCTGGGTTTAGGGGTTACTCCCCTGCCTTACCACCATCCGGTACATGTTGCCGAACGAGCAGCGACACTGGATATTTTATCCAGAGGTCGCTTTGAACTGGGTATCGGACGGGGCTTTTCGCCTCAGGAATACACCGCATTTGGTGCGGATATGCGCAACAGTCGCACGCTGACAGCCGAATCGCTGGCAATTCTGCAACTAGCCTTTTCGCGACAACCCGTGACTTTTCATGGTGAGCATTTCCATCTTGATGCACTGGATATCCTGCCCTATTCCATACAGCAACCTCACCCCCCTATATGGACGGCAGCAGTCAGCCCCGATACCTTTGTATGGGCCGCTCAGGAACAACTCGGCATGCTGGCAGGCCCATTCAAGCCGTGGATGATGGTAAAACAGGATATTCGGCATTATCTGGATGCATGGCAAGGACCCGCAGCCCCCCGCGCAGGCATGACCGTGGGTATTTTATGCCTGCCTGATGGCAAACGTGCCAGGGTCCTCGCTAAAGACGCACTGGTCTGGTTCTATCAGCAACTATTCGCCACCACCCTGCCCGTACTGGAAAAACTTTACCCCAGCTATGAGCATTTCCATGATCTGGGGCGATTCCGCAGC
The Sulfuriferula thiophila DNA segment above includes these coding regions:
- a CDS encoding ABC transporter ATP-binding protein, with product MSTDNLIEIRDVSFAYRDRPILKGINLTAPRGKVIAIMGGSGCGKTTLLRLIGGQLRPSHGEVRVDGQVIHQLGVDALYQMRRKMGMLFQFGALFTDMTVFENVAFQMREHTNLSEAVIHDLVLMKLHAVGLRGAQSLMPHELSGGMARRVALARAVALDPMLIMYDEPFAGLDPISLGVIGNLIRRLTDALGLTSILVTHDVHESLEIVDYVYFISNGVVEAEGTPDEIRASKLPFVHQFIHAEEDGPVPFHYPAPDYAADLGLRSAG
- a CDS encoding LLM class flavin-dependent oxidoreductase, encoding MQLDLFFEISQPPQLKRSEADAFEQTLNEITLADSLGYGCAWLVEHHFMRGYSHSSKPDLVLAAASQRTKNIRLGLGVTPLPYHHPVHVAERAATLDILSRGRFELGIGRGFSPQEYTAFGADMRNSRTLTAESLAILQLAFSRQPVTFHGEHFHLDALDILPYSIQQPHPPIWTAAVSPDTFVWAAQEQLGMLAGPFKPWMMVKQDIRHYLDAWQGPAAPRAGMTVGILCLPDGKRARVLAKDALVWFYQQLFATTLPVLEKLYPSYEHFHDLGRFRSLLKLGINLTMLETFGMVVVGSPDECIDKLQKYREAGVTNLLCAVGAGALDTEIIQESMQCIASDVMPALRD